One window from the genome of Candidatus Methanomethylicota archaeon encodes:
- a CDS encoding CopG family transcriptional regulator, whose product MPEDKVPVYISKKIYEEVKKRVDESEGEFKSVEEFVEYVLIELLKEEEETPYTSDEEEEIKRRLRALGYIG is encoded by the coding sequence AGTCCCAGTATACATATCTAAAAAGATCTACGAAGAAGTTAAGAAAAGAGTTGACGAAAGCGAGGGTGAATTTAAAAGCGTGGAAGAATTCGTCGAATATGTTCTAATAGAGCTCCTGAAAGAAGAGGAGGAAACGCCATATACATCTGATGAAGAGGAAGAAATAAAGAGGAGGCTTAGGGCATTAGGATATATAGGATAG